The Larimichthys crocea isolate SSNF unplaced genomic scaffold, L_crocea_2.0 scaffold83, whole genome shotgun sequence genome contains the following window.
tagtgtgttgtctgtcatgtGTTAAGTGTATTGgcattagggatgggaattgataagatttttacgattccgattccattatcgattctggtcaacgattcgattctttatcgattctcatttggggaaaaaggagaacagtttgatcagcatcatctagaggaggtagtgaactggagcaagtactagtacagctgtcagcctctgagccagccagactctctctctcgtcatggtcatcttctaaatgtaatgcagaaggcattagtttaatgttaactgttatagcatgttttacaaagaagcacatggcgctaacatggtaggcagtgtgttacgtaccagagttaccttccgtagtaaccgcagaggtgctcatagcctggctgctgctgctgctgctaggttgagattcatcttcagtctgaagcgtgtcaaaaacacgacattcatttaaaatattgcatgttgtgtgcacaaatgtttctgcatgctggtcgtgttccctcccgacgctgttatctccactttgcaattatttgcaagtcgccctgttgacgtctgttttggtgaaatgcagccaaactttggagcgtttgaaccgagtgggtgacattgtttactactgattgcactgcacatgacaaacttgcgtaagttacgtggtgtaatttgtcgtgcttgctggaatcgagcgtgcgtaacttcttgcggaagttacgcaacgtaattcgtgctttctggaatcgataagagaatcgttaggtagactgccaaacgattccatggaattgaagCACATGGAACcagttctcaacaagaaccggttctcgattcccatccctaattgTCATGTGTGTAGCATGTAGTTTGTCGTGTTGTCGTAATGTAATATGAACACTGGTAACTGGAAAtgtttaatcactgttaatcaCGAAGTAGAATCCCGTTTAAGGTAAAATATGATCAAGATAATATAATCCTTTGAAAACTAAAATGCACATATAATCACACAGAATgctgtaaaagagagagagcgcacTGTTTGAGTGCCTGTTTGTTTAAGGATGGCTTGACCTGACGATGGGAGGTGGTGGGCACCTGCACATGAAGAATAATGAAACGGCCTCTGTGAACACCACAGAATCTAATCACAACGAATGctgtaaaacagagagagagcacaacGTTTGAGCACCCAGGATGGGAGGAGGTAGGCGCCTACACTTATAGTAGTAGAGCTTAGAAATGTGCActcaagataagataagatgagcACCTGTCAGCTTGATCTGGCGAGCACCCAAAGTGGGAGGTGTTGCGCCTGCACTTGTAGTAGTAAGACTTAGGAGTATGGTCTGTGTTAAAGTGTGAAACTTGCAATATAACTGTGTGAAAACTTCACTTTTAGAAAACGTACCATATAATTGTGTGAAACCTATAACagtgtgaaatatataaaactttaaaaaaaaaatacagttggAAAGATCTGTGACATGATGGAATACGAAAAGGTAATGAAGGGTTTTAAcaaaaattatataattataaaatagAATCTAATGGTGTCATCCagtgaagaataaataaaaagatagatagataggccTCAAATAGACCAAGAGCAGCAGGTGTGTGACGAGACACCATTCCATTAAGAATGGAAAATCCCCAAAACATGGGTCAGCCCTGAGGGTCCGCCTGAGTAAAAAATTATACATTATGTCACAGAGAAAGCCCAAGTCAGCATATTCAGTCATTACCATCATGACTTGGGCTTTGTATTGTCTGTCAAGATAATAAAAGCTGATGAATCCTGTGTGTTACTGCCTTTTGAAGTAGAGTAACACTATTTGACCTAATTTAGACCTGAAATTAGACAAGTTGCATCCAGTCTGCAGAGCAAGAAACAAGTTGAAGACTGTGAGACAACATCTGTCATGTGTTTAGGTTGTATGTTTAGCGTGTTGTCGTACATGGATCCATCCCAGTGTCAGAAGGTTCTGTTGGTCCTGGAAACTGAACAGTTCTTCTACATTCTCCATGTCGCAGAAATCTGGACCGGCCGACTGTTTCGGGATCACGACGTGAGTCAGCATGAACTCATTCTGCGTCTGAGGACGagagacattcacacagacaggtgagtgaGGTCAGGTGAGTGAGGTCAAGTGAGCAGGTCAGCAGGTAAACAGTCAGTCAAGGACTCACCAGCCGTCCACAGAGAACTCCACAGGTTTCGATGCCTCTGGCTGTGTTGGAGTCGGCCAGCAGGAGGAAACGATATGTCAGATCTCTGGGAATCACCACCCGCCTCAGACCCTCCACCCTCTGAGCtgcacacaaatcaaacacacacctgtgataaagaaacacacctgaacagaTCATGGTTGTCaggtacatttgtgtgtgtgtgtgtgtgtgtgtgtgtgtgtgtgtgtgtgtgtgtgtggtgtgtgtgtgtgtgtgtgtactcactgtGTACTCCAGCCAATGTGGCTCCTGACTGGCTGATGGGAGCTGGTGGCCTGTTCCTGTTAGGATCTGCCCCCTGGGATCGTAtgctgtctctgattggctgcagacAGGAACTGTCCATCACCTCAGGCACTTTGGTCCCCAACTGAAGGACAAACATAGTACTGACACTACAACTACTGACAAACATAATACTGTTACTACAACTCATAGTATCAGTAATAGCAGTATCAGTATCATTAGAAgcagtatcagtatcagtagtggtagtggtggtaCTGCAGTGTTGCCTAATGTAACCTTTtgctctgcctcctctcctctcctattGGCCAGCTCCTGGCGCCTCAGCTGTTCTTCAAAGTATCGAAACTGTTCTGATTCGATCTGCATGCGACGCAGGGCGGCGACAcgctgcctctcctcctccaatAACAGGAACCGCCTCCTGTCCTCGTCCAATAGGGAGAGTCGCTGTAGCTGCTGGCCACACCCATCCACCACAGCCGCCCGGCTCTgaggagacaggaagtcaaaTGAGTTTACGGTCTAAATGGCCAACGCAAACTGTCACACAGAAtgcaatctgattggacaacacAGGCGGTCCCACCGACCTGGGCTCTGAGGTACTCGCTGTGTTCCCTGCTGTATTTCTCCTGAAGACGCTTCTTCAATTCGTCTTTTCGAGGAAACGCCACTTCCTGAAGTTTctacagagacaaagacatagtgatactactactactactactactactactactactactactactacNNNNNNNNNNtgaaaactatatcaagctaaccatacagtgtcttggaccctttcttgtgtatgggtggagattgtacactgggtcagggtcggactaggaacaaaatccggccctggcattttttctTGGGACCGGCCCATCATTGGAGCCATTTGGTGTTTAGCTTGGTAGCTTAAGCAACCGCTCCATATGTGAAGGCTCGCTGCGGGGGCTCAGGTTCGATTCCCGACCTGTGcggcccttttccgcatcttaactcggattttctctgctcctcctttcctctttttagaacctctgtcgtccataatttattgtaattaatattcgtgcaacatacagtatgaagtttatctatagactgtatatgagtctatccctgtttcggtttcacataaacctagcggctgcatggacgcatccatttgagggggggtgtaaatcgtaacttctgaacctgtcatgaagaggcaaatattaaccgatattagccagtgcaacccaaagcctattccaaatggatgcaaatgggcca
Protein-coding sequences here:
- the stambpl1 gene encoding AMSH-like protease isoform X7, whose translation is MDEPTVGRPEAVTHTHTHTHTHTHTHTHTHTHTQTMDQGFSLNTLKKLAAEPDYTDVSLTAAERVRALGKMGCSVEINEDIAPRRYFRSGVEMERMAAVYLEEGSLENAFVLYTKFITLFVEKLPGHRDYQQCSIPEKQLIMKKLQEVAFPRKDELKKRLQEKYSREHSEYLRAQSRAAVVDGCGQQLQRLSLLDEDRRRFLLLEEERQRVAALRRMQIESEQFRYFEEQLRRQELANRRGEEAEQKLGTKVPEVMDSSCLQPIRDSIRSQGADPNRNRPPAPISQSGATLAGVHTQRVEGLRRVVIPRDLTYRFLLLADSNTARGIETCGVLCGRLTQNEFMLTHVVIPKQSAGPDFCDMENVEELFSFQDQQNLLTLGWIHTHPTQTAFLSSVDLHTHCSYQLMLPEAIAIVCAPKHNECVQVERSRNVRGVGLQTERFPSALQRPVSLQCV
- the stambpl1 gene encoding AMSH-like protease isoform X6; the protein is MDEPTVGRPEAVTHTHTHTHTHTHTHTHTHTHTQTMDQGFSLNTLKKLAAEPDYTDVSLTAAERVRALGKMGCSVEINEDIAPRRYFRSGVEMERMAAVYLEEGSLENAFVLYTKFITLFVEKLPGHRDYQQCSIPEKQLIMKKLQEVAFPRKDELKKRLQEKYSREHSEYLRAQSRAAVVDGCGQQLQRLSLLDEDRRRFLLLEEERQRVAALRRMQIESEQFRYFEEQLRRQELANRRGEEAEQKLGTKVPEVMDSSCLQPIRDSIRSQGADPNRNRPPAPISQSGATLAGVHTQRVEGLRRVVIPRDLTYRFLLLADSNTARGIETCGVLCGRLTQNEFMLTHVVIPKQSAGPDFCDMENVEELFSFQDQQNLLTLGWIHTHPTQTAFLSSVDLHTHCSYQLMLPEAIAIVCAPKHNECVQVERSRNVRGVGLQTERFPSALQRPVSLQCENFTSCPHSGVGVIRL
- the stambpl1 gene encoding AMSH-like protease isoform X5, whose protein sequence is MDEPTVGRPEAVTHTHTHTHTHTHTHTHTHTHTQTMDQGFSLNTLKKLAAEPDYTDVSLTAAERVRALGKMGCSVEINEDIAPRRYFRSGVEMERMAAVYLEEGSLENAFVLYTKFITLFVEKLPGHRDYQQCSIPEKQLIMKKLQEVAFPRKDELKKRLQEKYSREHSEYLRAQSRAAVVDGCGQQLQRLSLLDEDRRRFLLLEEERQRVAALRRMQIESEQFRYFEEQLRRQELANRRGEEAEQKLGTKVPEVMDSSCLQPIRDSIRSQGADPNRNRPPAPISQSGATLAGVHTQRVEGLRRVVIPRDLTYRFLLLADSNTARGIETCGVLCGRLTQNEFMLTHVVIPKQSAGPDFCDMENVEELFSFQDQQNLLTLGWIHTHPTQTAFLSSVDLHTHCSYQLMLPEAIAIVCAPKHNDSGVFRLSGPGMSEVSGCRLKGFHPHSKDPSLFSVCKHVVIRDSKVVLLDLR
- the stambpl1 gene encoding AMSH-like protease isoform X4 yields the protein MDEPTVGRPEAVTHTHTHTHTHTHTHTHTHTHTQTMDQGFSLNTLKKLAAEPDYTDVSLTAAERVRALGKMGCSVEINEDIAPRRYFRSGVEMERMAAVYLEEGSLENAFVLYTKFITLFVEKLPGHRDYQQCSIPEKQLIMKKLQEVAFPRKDELKKRLQEKYSREHSEYLRAQSRAAVVDGCGQQLQRLSLLDEDRRRFLLLEEERQRVAALRRMQIESEQFRYFEEQLRRQELANRRGEEAEQKLGTKVPEVMDSSCLQPIRDSIRSQGADPNRNRPPAPISQSGATLAGVHTQRVEGLRRVVIPRDLTYRFLLLADSNTARGIETCGVLCGRLTQNEFMLTHVVIPKQSAGPDFCDMENVEELFSFQDQQNLLTLGWIHTEDESQPSSSSSSQAMSTSAVTTEGNSDSSHSDGLPVQRRPSHSLFLSADAAGGHRHRLRSQTQRFRCVQVERSRNVRGVGLQTERFPSALQRPVSLQCV
- the stambpl1 gene encoding AMSH-like protease isoform X3, translating into MDEPTVGRPEAVTHTHTHTHTHTHTHTHTHTHTQTMDQGFSLNTLKKLAAEPDYTDVSLTAAERVRALGKMGCSVEINEDIAPRRYFRSGVEMERMAAVYLEEGSLENAFVLYTKFITLFVEKLPGHRDYQQCSIPEKQLIMKKLQEVAFPRKDELKKRLQEKYSREHSEYLRAQSRAAVVDGCGQQLQRLSLLDEDRRRFLLLEEERQRVAALRRMQIESEQFRYFEEQLRRQELANRRGEEAEQKLGTKVPEVMDSSCLQPIRDSIRSQGADPNRNRPPAPISQSGATLAGVHTQRVEGLRRVVIPRDLTYRFLLLADSNTARGIETCGVLCGRLTQNEFMLTHVVIPKQSAGPDFCDMENVEELFSFQDQQNLLTLGWIHTEDESQPSSSSSSQAMSTSAVTTEGNSDSSHSDGLPVQRRPSHSLFLSADAAGGHRHRLRSQTQRFRCVQVERSRNVRGVGLQTERFPSALQRPVSLQCENFTSCPHSGVGVIRL